From Streptomyces yatensis, one genomic window encodes:
- a CDS encoding MMPL family transporter has translation MFVRLGRFDVARRVWVLAGAVLVLVVSCWACSGLSGRLSYGGFMAPAAEATRAADAIRNEVGEGGADVLVTFRSKELTAARPAFREAVEDALRRAPEGTVDRATTAWSSANPLLVSLDQHATVVPVLLRGDGETGRTQSYLALRDALRAPGFEVTWTGPSAIISEIVQRSQRDLVRIELMVLPLMMLLMVFVFRGVVAALLPVVTGVLATAAALAALRAVADVIEVPYVTVNLVVAIGLAAGVDAGLLIVSRFREELRAGRTPAEAVAITVDTAGRTVALSGVVMTFIAVGLAFFPLGFVRALGIGAAAGLLVGALVTVTVLPALLFCLGDRVDALSPAWLRRQDGRRDGALWGRVARAVMQKPIAYTCAVSALLLALAVPFLHTVIGFPDQRMLPAGAPARVAAERMEHDFAVSGLGTLQAIATFDHPVDRGRGHADLLTWTRHVSGLPGARGVLVAGTTGNKAVVYVGQDQRVESESAKSLVRAVRALPVPGGSGVLVGGASALAVDTMDTFYRLLPRVLAFMVITSLVLLTVALRSLVLPLKALVMNGLSIGASFGALTWIFQDGHASRPLGAEPTGYVDALAPIVMLFLLIAVSMDYELFLLLRIREQYRLLGDDRESVAVGIERSGRVISAAAAAVLVVTACFATSSVVMVKEICVGVFLAVLIDAVLVRAVLVPAVMRLLGAANWWWPFSRSSGTAGKSRSGKGGRKWRTGKGGRPEAAPEHAARLPAPAGASAERQPR, from the coding sequence ATGTTCGTCCGGCTGGGGCGTTTCGACGTCGCGCGCAGGGTCTGGGTGCTCGCGGGGGCGGTGCTGGTGCTGGTGGTCTCCTGCTGGGCGTGTTCCGGGCTGTCCGGGCGGCTCAGCTACGGCGGGTTCATGGCGCCGGCCGCCGAGGCGACCCGGGCGGCGGACGCGATCCGCAACGAGGTGGGGGAGGGCGGCGCGGACGTCCTGGTCACCTTCCGCAGCAAGGAGCTGACCGCCGCCCGGCCCGCCTTCCGGGAAGCGGTGGAGGACGCGTTGCGCCGGGCGCCCGAAGGCACGGTGGACCGGGCGACGACGGCCTGGTCCTCGGCCAATCCGCTGCTGGTCTCCCTCGACCAGCACGCGACCGTGGTGCCCGTCCTGCTGCGGGGCGACGGGGAGACCGGCCGCACCCAGAGCTATCTGGCGCTGCGGGACGCCCTGCGCGCACCGGGGTTCGAGGTCACCTGGACCGGGCCGAGCGCGATCATCTCGGAGATCGTCCAGCGGTCCCAACGCGACCTGGTGCGCATTGAGTTGATGGTGCTGCCGCTGATGATGCTGCTGATGGTGTTCGTCTTCCGGGGCGTGGTCGCCGCGCTGCTGCCGGTGGTCACCGGAGTCCTGGCGACGGCCGCCGCCCTCGCCGCGCTGCGCGCCGTGGCCGATGTCATCGAGGTCCCGTATGTGACGGTCAACCTCGTGGTGGCCATCGGCCTCGCCGCGGGCGTCGACGCCGGTCTGCTCATCGTCAGCAGATTCCGGGAGGAGCTGCGGGCCGGACGCACCCCGGCGGAGGCCGTCGCCATCACCGTCGACACCGCCGGGCGGACGGTGGCGCTCTCCGGCGTCGTCATGACCTTCATCGCCGTGGGCCTCGCCTTCTTCCCGCTCGGCTTCGTCCGCGCGCTGGGCATCGGCGCGGCGGCCGGGCTGCTGGTGGGAGCCCTGGTGACGGTGACGGTGCTGCCCGCCCTGCTGTTCTGCCTGGGCGACCGCGTGGACGCGCTCTCACCGGCCTGGCTACGGCGCCAGGACGGCCGCCGGGACGGCGCGCTGTGGGGCCGCGTGGCCCGTGCGGTGATGCAGAAGCCCATCGCCTACACCTGCGCCGTCTCCGCGCTGCTGCTCGCCCTCGCGGTGCCGTTCCTGCACACCGTCATCGGCTTCCCGGACCAGCGGATGCTGCCCGCCGGGGCGCCGGCCCGGGTGGCGGCCGAACGCATGGAACACGACTTCGCCGTCTCCGGCCTCGGCACCCTGCAGGCCATCGCCACCTTCGACCACCCCGTGGACCGCGGCCGGGGCCACGCCGACCTGCTGACCTGGACGCGGCACGTCTCCGGACTCCCCGGCGCCCGTGGGGTGCTGGTGGCCGGGACCACCGGGAACAAGGCCGTCGTCTACGTCGGCCAGGACCAGCGGGTGGAGAGTGAATCGGCCAAGTCACTGGTACGGGCCGTGCGCGCGCTGCCCGTACCCGGCGGCAGCGGTGTGCTGGTGGGCGGCGCGTCGGCCCTCGCCGTGGACACCATGGACACCTTCTACCGGCTGCTGCCCCGGGTGCTGGCCTTCATGGTGATCACGAGCTTGGTGCTGCTCACCGTCGCCCTGCGCTCGCTCGTACTTCCCCTCAAGGCGCTGGTGATGAACGGCCTGTCCATCGGCGCCTCCTTCGGCGCCCTCACCTGGATCTTCCAGGACGGACACGCCAGCCGGCCGCTCGGCGCCGAACCGACGGGTTACGTGGACGCGCTGGCCCCCATCGTCATGCTGTTCCTCCTCATCGCGGTGTCCATGGACTACGAACTGTTCCTGCTGCTGCGCATCCGGGAGCAGTACCGCCTGCTCGGGGACGACCGGGAGTCGGTGGCGGTGGGGATCGAGCGCTCGGGGCGGGTGATCAGCGCCGCAGCGGCGGCCGTTCTGGTGGTGACGGCCTGCTTCGCGACCAGCAGCGTGGTCATGGTGAAGGAGATCTGCGTCGGTGTCTTCCTGGCGGTGCTGATCGATGCGGTGCTCGTACGGGCGGTCCTGGTACCCGCCGTGATGCGGCTGCTCGGCGCGGCGAACTGGTGGTGGCCCTTCTCTCGGAGCTCCGGCACGGCCGGGAAGTCCCGTTCGGGTAAGGGCGGGCGGAAATGGCGTACCGGCAAGGGCGGGCGACCGGAGGCCGCCCCGGAACACGCGGCACGGCTTCCGGCCCCCGCCGGGGCGTCAGCCGAACGTCAGCCGCGCTGA
- a CDS encoding VC0807 family protein, translated as MLTQDTTTQGASSAPEPQAPPVSDRPAAPARSKSAAILGWIVTLTLNVAAPILTYNVLRDHGWSEFAALLLSSAWPVVDGAVHIVWRRRLDELAIVTLVFIVITAVVSTVGAHSARALLIKDSAITGLFGLLCLATLLTPRPLMFYLGRKFATDGTEASTAWWNGLWKVDGFRKAMLTMTTVWGVAYCMESAVRIVLSYSLRTDTMVVLSPVLIYAVLASLGVWTGVYGKRSRRKGQARAAAAAAAAAEAEAVAKAEAPSETEAETVAETEAMTEAEAETVAETVAEAETETEAAADEATPAEAKAAEATPAEATPAGAKAPEPA; from the coding sequence GTGCTCACTCAGGACACCACCACGCAAGGCGCTTCGAGCGCACCGGAGCCACAAGCGCCACCGGTCAGCGACCGGCCGGCCGCGCCCGCCCGGTCCAAGAGCGCCGCCATTCTCGGCTGGATCGTCACTCTCACCCTCAACGTGGCCGCGCCGATCCTCACCTACAACGTGCTGCGCGACCACGGCTGGAGCGAATTCGCCGCCCTGCTGCTCAGCAGCGCCTGGCCGGTGGTCGACGGCGCCGTTCACATCGTCTGGCGCCGCCGCCTCGATGAACTCGCCATCGTCACCCTCGTGTTCATCGTGATCACCGCCGTGGTGTCGACCGTCGGCGCACACTCCGCCCGCGCCCTGCTGATCAAGGACTCGGCCATCACCGGGCTGTTCGGGCTGCTGTGCCTGGCGACGCTGCTGACGCCGCGCCCGCTGATGTTCTACCTGGGGCGCAAGTTCGCCACCGACGGCACCGAGGCGAGCACCGCCTGGTGGAACGGTCTGTGGAAGGTCGACGGCTTCCGCAAGGCCATGCTGACGATGACCACCGTCTGGGGTGTGGCCTACTGCATGGAGTCCGCGGTCCGGATCGTGCTGTCCTACAGCCTGAGAACCGACACCATGGTGGTCCTGAGCCCGGTCCTGATCTACGCCGTGCTCGCCTCCCTCGGCGTGTGGACGGGCGTGTACGGCAAGCGGTCGCGCCGCAAGGGCCAGGCACGCGCCGCCGCGGCAGCGGCTGCCGCGGCCGAGGCTGAGGCGGTGGCCAAGGCCGAGGCGCCGTCCGAGACCGAGGCTGAGACGGTGGCCGAGACCGAGGCCATGACCGAGGCTGAGGCCGAGACGGTGGCCGAGACGGTGGCAGAGGCTGAGACTGAGACCGAGGCAGCGGCGGACGAGGCAACGCCCGCCGAGGCGAAGGCCGCAGAGGCAACACCCGCCGAGGCAACGCCCGCCGGGGCGAAGGCGCCCGAGCCCGCCTGA
- a CDS encoding SAM-dependent methyltransferase: protein MTENGFRAEEIDTSRPHPARIYDYLLGGKNNYEVDREAGDRLAAAAPEVWSGVRANRDFLRRAVRYVVGSGIRQILDIGTGLPSSPNVHEIARELAPDVRVAYVDNDPIVNTYANVLLRGSAATSIALADLRDPRAVLDHPDVREVIDFDEPVALLLVAIVHFLTEAEEPERVLATLRDGLPAGSFLVLSHATGDFADRSAAQAVYDNATATLNLRSRAEVERLFDGFTLVEPGVAEVPFWRPDAPPRTRPGDIGYYGGVARKTD from the coding sequence GTGACGGAGAACGGCTTCCGCGCCGAGGAGATCGATACCAGCAGGCCGCACCCTGCCCGGATCTACGACTACCTCCTGGGCGGCAAGAACAACTACGAGGTGGACCGCGAGGCGGGTGACCGGCTCGCCGCCGCGGCGCCCGAGGTGTGGAGCGGCGTACGGGCCAACCGCGACTTCCTGCGGCGCGCCGTGCGCTACGTGGTCGGCAGCGGCATCCGGCAGATCCTCGACATCGGCACCGGGCTGCCCAGCTCGCCCAACGTCCACGAGATCGCCCGGGAGTTGGCGCCGGACGTGCGCGTCGCGTACGTCGACAACGACCCGATCGTCAACACCTACGCCAATGTGCTTCTCCGCGGCTCCGCCGCGACCAGCATCGCGCTGGCCGACCTGCGCGATCCGCGGGCCGTCCTGGACCACCCCGACGTCCGCGAGGTCATCGACTTCGACGAGCCGGTGGCGTTGCTCCTCGTCGCCATCGTCCACTTCCTCACCGAGGCGGAGGAGCCCGAGCGGGTCCTCGCCACCCTGCGCGACGGGCTTCCGGCCGGGAGCTTCCTAGTGCTCTCCCACGCCACGGGCGACTTCGCCGACCGCAGCGCGGCCCAGGCCGTGTACGACAACGCCACCGCCACCCTGAACCTGCGGTCCCGCGCCGAGGTCGAGCGGCTCTTCGACGGCTTCACCCTGGTCGAGCCCGGTGTGGCCGAGGTGCCGTTCTGGCGCCCGGACGCCCCGCCGCGGACCAGGCCCGGCGATATCGGCTACTACGGCGGCGTGGCGCGCAAGACGGACTGA
- a CDS encoding TetR/AcrR family transcriptional regulator yields MARRRDERIDHAVLAAVTELVAEVGYPALTMEAIAQRAGTTKPAIRRRWKSQKHLVVEAMARDRAGVVDMDTGCTHCDIVGHLEALRLAMDDPVLGHLLPALVADLADDPELRDTFLTAVWAPRREACEVSLRKGVARGDLRPGLDVDLVLDLFAAPIVFRSLFGHSGLGPNFPEDVARAVLHGVGTGDGHRCAERG; encoded by the coding sequence ATGGCACGCCGGCGGGACGAGCGGATCGACCACGCCGTGCTGGCCGCGGTGACCGAACTCGTGGCGGAGGTCGGTTATCCGGCCCTGACCATGGAAGCCATCGCGCAGCGGGCGGGCACCACCAAACCCGCCATCCGCCGGCGCTGGAAGAGCCAGAAACACCTGGTCGTCGAGGCCATGGCGCGGGACCGGGCCGGAGTCGTGGACATGGACACCGGATGCACGCACTGCGACATCGTCGGCCATCTGGAAGCGCTCCGGCTCGCCATGGACGACCCGGTCCTCGGCCATCTGCTCCCGGCACTCGTGGCCGATCTCGCGGACGATCCGGAGCTGCGGGACACCTTCCTCACCGCGGTCTGGGCACCTCGCCGGGAAGCGTGCGAGGTGTCGCTGCGGAAGGGGGTCGCGCGAGGCGACCTCCGCCCCGGCCTCGACGTCGACCTCGTGCTGGACCTGTTCGCCGCCCCCATCGTCTTCCGGTCGCTCTTCGGCCACTCCGGACTCGGACCGAACTTTCCGGAGGACGTCGCGCGCGCCGTGCTCCACGGGGTGGGAACGGGCGACGGGCACCGCTGCGCGGAGCGCGGCTGA
- a CDS encoding quinone oxidoreductase family protein: protein MKAVIVRSSGDLAVADVPEPVPGPGQVLVDVDAIGVGYVDVMARRGEYAYFPGAGSVPGLEVVGRVTAVGPNAPEAPAGRRVLALPAFGGYAEKVVADADRVFPAPPGADAADVVTLGVNALVAEGALHRAGAAAGERVLVRGAGGGIGVLATQIAHARGAEVTVVTSSPARGERLRALGAARVVDRTGSALPGETYDVVVDTVAGPDLGKHLELLRPNGRYVLCGAAGGSPGPEAFAPLLSHFHASPTLYALSLNSLSPEDLRSSWERIVTLLADGRLSAVLDRRLPLTEADAALRLVESGKPFGKVVLSPR, encoded by the coding sequence ATGAAGGCCGTCATCGTCAGGTCGTCCGGGGATCTCGCCGTGGCCGACGTGCCGGAACCCGTGCCCGGGCCGGGCCAGGTGCTCGTCGACGTCGACGCGATCGGCGTCGGCTACGTGGACGTGATGGCCCGGCGAGGTGAGTACGCCTACTTTCCCGGCGCGGGTTCGGTGCCCGGCCTGGAAGTCGTCGGCCGCGTGACGGCGGTCGGGCCGAACGCGCCCGAGGCGCCGGCCGGGCGGCGAGTTCTCGCCCTGCCCGCCTTCGGCGGCTACGCCGAGAAGGTCGTCGCCGACGCCGACCGGGTCTTTCCGGCGCCGCCGGGCGCCGACGCGGCCGATGTGGTCACGCTGGGCGTGAACGCGCTGGTCGCCGAGGGCGCGCTGCACCGGGCGGGAGCCGCCGCGGGAGAACGTGTGCTCGTGCGCGGCGCCGGCGGCGGGATCGGCGTGCTCGCCACCCAGATCGCCCACGCGCGCGGAGCCGAGGTCACCGTCGTCACCTCGTCCCCGGCCCGCGGCGAACGCCTGCGGGCGCTGGGCGCCGCACGGGTCGTCGACCGGACCGGGTCCGCCCTTCCCGGCGAGACGTACGACGTCGTCGTGGACACGGTCGCCGGCCCGGATCTGGGGAAGCACCTCGAACTCCTGCGGCCCAACGGGCGTTACGTCCTGTGCGGCGCCGCCGGTGGATCCCCCGGGCCGGAAGCGTTCGCGCCGCTGCTGAGCCACTTCCACGCATCGCCGACGCTGTACGCCCTCAGCCTGAACTCGCTGTCGCCCGAGGACCTTCGCTCCTCCTGGGAGAGGATCGTGACGCTGCTGGCGGACGGCCGGCTCTCGGCCGTGCTCGACCGTCGTCTGCCCCTCACCGAGGCCGATGCCGCCCTCCGGCTGGTGGAGAGCGGAAAGCCGTTCGGCAAGGTGGTCCTGTCCCCCCGGTAG
- a CDS encoding ABC transporter substrate-binding protein has product MLFRLFRRHPREWGPLEWLAVVGLGALVAGAITVAVNVVQGPGRCGDDLREIDGDCVGVTAEAFEADPGIESLIGAVADENERVRRDWEDPPSGPKIPYVRIALMMPFTADDHSAMTVDMIRRGLAGALAAQRQANRFGGPQYQLLLAPDGRNLDRWEPVVDRLAELAEDTRAPLVGVTGIPSSTPETRRAIAALSKHSIPTVGPVITAANMNSPYFFKTSPNNDQFARALGLYLDKKPAGHRGFLVWDNRGEDVYSQNLRSVFERHFGTAYDLTNHNSNFTGTSGTDKGIPQRFTDAVQKICNEKSDTVFFAGRDQDLPAFMERMAQEGSCGRTTTLRILKVGIGLEPTLTADAPTRWLDEARATIVDASSVDPAWWAGKSNPKKALGRFLDRFEEIRKRHKLGGKPLDDGYAVMYHDAFALLAGAVDRTFAEINEGGEKAPEAMSIPTKDDVYNTLIIPSIAGDSCSSCLVGAGGTYGFEGPGKNDQWAVCKPVPVVEYPSSARSGAPGAAALYRTYRSGSKSACPS; this is encoded by the coding sequence ATGCTGTTCCGTCTGTTCCGCCGTCACCCTCGCGAGTGGGGGCCGCTCGAATGGCTGGCCGTCGTCGGACTCGGCGCCCTGGTCGCCGGCGCGATCACCGTCGCCGTCAATGTGGTGCAGGGCCCCGGCAGGTGCGGTGACGATCTGCGGGAGATCGACGGAGACTGCGTGGGCGTCACCGCGGAAGCCTTCGAGGCGGACCCGGGCATCGAAAGCCTCATCGGGGCGGTCGCGGACGAGAACGAGCGGGTGCGGCGGGACTGGGAGGATCCGCCGAGCGGCCCCAAGATCCCGTACGTGCGGATCGCGCTGATGATGCCCTTCACCGCGGACGACCACAGCGCCATGACGGTGGACATGATCCGCCGCGGACTCGCCGGTGCCCTGGCCGCCCAACGGCAGGCCAACCGCTTCGGCGGGCCGCAGTACCAGCTGCTGCTCGCCCCCGACGGCCGGAACCTCGACCGCTGGGAGCCCGTCGTCGATCGCCTCGCCGAGCTGGCCGAGGACACCCGGGCACCGCTGGTGGGCGTGACCGGCATCCCGAGCAGCACCCCGGAGACCCGCAGGGCCATCGCCGCGCTCAGCAAGCACAGCATCCCCACCGTCGGCCCGGTCATCACCGCGGCCAACATGAACTCCCCGTACTTCTTCAAGACCTCGCCCAACAACGACCAGTTCGCCCGCGCCCTGGGGCTCTACCTGGACAAGAAGCCGGCCGGGCACCGGGGCTTCCTGGTCTGGGACAACCGCGGCGAGGACGTCTACTCCCAGAATCTGCGCAGCGTCTTCGAGCGCCACTTCGGCACGGCGTACGACCTGACCAACCACAACTCGAACTTCACCGGCACCTCCGGAACCGACAAGGGCATCCCCCAGCGGTTCACCGACGCCGTGCAGAAGATCTGCAACGAGAAGTCCGACACCGTCTTCTTCGCGGGCCGCGACCAGGACCTTCCCGCGTTCATGGAGCGCATGGCGCAGGAGGGCAGCTGCGGGCGCACCACGACGCTGCGCATCCTGAAGGTCGGCATCGGCCTGGAGCCCACCCTCACCGCGGACGCGCCCACCCGGTGGCTGGACGAGGCACGGGCCACCATCGTGGACGCCTCCTCCGTCGACCCCGCCTGGTGGGCGGGGAAGAGCAACCCCAAGAAGGCGCTCGGCCGCTTCCTCGACCGCTTCGAGGAGATACGCAAGCGGCACAAGCTGGGCGGCAAACCGCTGGACGACGGCTACGCCGTGATGTACCACGACGCCTTCGCGCTGCTCGCGGGCGCCGTGGACCGCACCTTCGCCGAGATCAACGAGGGCGGCGAGAAGGCGCCGGAGGCGATGAGCATCCCGACCAAGGACGATGTGTACAACACCCTCATCATCCCGAGCATCGCCGGCGACTCGTGCAGCTCCTGCCTGGTCGGCGCCGGAGGCACCTACGGCTTCGAGGGCCCGGGCAAGAACGACCAATGGGCCGTCTGCAAACCCGTCCCCGTGGTCGAGTACCCGTCCAGCGCCCGCTCCGGCGCCCCGGGCGCGGCCGCCCTCTACCGCACCTACCGCAGCGGCTCCAAGAGCGCCTGCCCCTCCTGA
- a CDS encoding ATP-binding protein, with amino-acid sequence MRVSEGSPLYGRDPLLRSLVPRLTGLAYDERSRVGREHQGDLPLVLVTGYHGMGRSAVLEELAARYRGRLPLAHVRAVATESETFPPAPADGRAPTASTLVEILAELVCGLAPDVRRRFPVLVPGLFAVSGWSLGNGEQRDVACLTFARLLLACRLADGDENALRHAWATAVEGRLETTGAQADAEWGRDAVTAAVVAEYTDRYQPAAAREWYRRRFPRGADGRDPLVLLGEWFQRGGDYRHAAEQSLMAAFLHDVASSYGRLQRWNREPWPLILLDDAHFPPGQDFLDLLLEHRALPERPDHEELVVVATRLGGLPENASAAIRRDLPDLVKSSGWQRGGLALSAGLLAVPLTPLSRDDILPLLVPDWPARPLHPYLASAVHSLTGGHPAVTTVLCAAVLDATRRGRGVGPRDLLELHAKDGRAVTEALLERLLPNRRQRDRLTLLSLARDSTAAEALAEHLRLQGPDQLPANSATDYLEEQQWQQLTPPDEPLVTDALLRTLLVHEARRTSSRAEDGRSWQDIHRFLRMHHAQRGESGEADALRHTLAAGNAETVVAMLTEEFQSEKDAQAAAHWLLCLRYAATAPTPPAAEWTDERMQIALGAHDGRYAELHEIERCVNRLLHALWHVSEPHAEPDPDMCKAVGEELAYLSPRHPSWHAVLGQAARSWPAAARKKRPFPISGQ; translated from the coding sequence ATGCGCGTATCGGAAGGGTCACCGCTCTATGGCCGGGACCCTCTGCTGCGCTCACTCGTTCCCCGGCTGACCGGCCTGGCCTACGACGAGCGGTCCCGGGTGGGCCGCGAGCACCAGGGCGACCTTCCCCTGGTGCTGGTGACGGGATACCACGGCATGGGGCGCAGCGCGGTGCTCGAAGAGCTCGCCGCGCGCTACCGCGGCCGGCTGCCGCTGGCCCATGTCCGCGCCGTGGCCACCGAATCCGAGACGTTCCCGCCCGCCCCGGCCGACGGTCGAGCCCCCACCGCCTCGACCCTCGTGGAGATCCTCGCGGAGCTGGTGTGCGGGCTCGCCCCCGATGTGCGCCGCCGCTTCCCGGTCCTGGTGCCCGGCCTGTTCGCCGTCTCCGGCTGGTCCCTGGGCAACGGCGAGCAGCGGGACGTGGCATGCCTGACCTTCGCCCGGCTGCTGCTCGCCTGCCGACTCGCCGACGGGGACGAGAACGCGCTGAGACACGCCTGGGCCACCGCCGTCGAAGGCCGTCTGGAGACGACCGGCGCGCAGGCCGACGCGGAGTGGGGCCGGGACGCGGTCACCGCCGCCGTGGTGGCGGAGTACACCGACCGGTATCAGCCGGCCGCGGCGCGGGAGTGGTACCGGCGGCGCTTCCCGCGGGGCGCGGACGGCCGGGATCCGCTGGTGCTGCTCGGGGAGTGGTTCCAGCGGGGCGGCGACTACCGGCACGCGGCCGAGCAGAGCCTGATGGCCGCCTTCCTCCACGATGTCGCCTCCTCCTACGGCAGGCTGCAGCGGTGGAACCGGGAGCCCTGGCCGCTCATCCTGCTCGACGACGCCCACTTCCCGCCCGGGCAGGACTTCCTCGACCTGCTCCTCGAACACCGCGCGCTGCCCGAACGCCCCGACCACGAGGAGCTCGTCGTCGTGGCCACCCGCCTCGGCGGCCTGCCGGAGAACGCGTCGGCCGCCATCCGCCGCGACCTGCCCGACCTGGTGAAGTCCTCCGGCTGGCAGCGCGGCGGCCTGGCCCTGTCCGCCGGACTGCTCGCCGTCCCCCTCACCCCGCTGAGCCGGGACGACATCCTGCCCCTCCTGGTGCCGGACTGGCCCGCCCGGCCGCTCCACCCCTATCTGGCCTCCGCCGTGCACTCCCTGACCGGCGGGCATCCCGCGGTGACCACCGTCCTGTGCGCGGCCGTCCTGGACGCCACCAGGCGGGGCCGCGGCGTGGGCCCGCGCGACCTCCTCGAACTGCACGCCAAGGACGGCCGCGCCGTCACCGAGGCGCTCCTGGAGCGGCTGCTCCCCAACCGGCGCCAGCGCGACCGGCTGACCCTGCTCTCGCTCGCCCGCGACAGCACCGCGGCGGAGGCGCTGGCCGAGCATCTGCGTCTCCAGGGCCCGGACCAGCTGCCCGCCAACTCCGCCACCGACTATCTCGAAGAGCAGCAGTGGCAGCAACTCACCCCACCCGACGAGCCGTTGGTCACCGACGCGCTGCTGCGGACGCTGCTCGTCCACGAGGCGCGCCGCACCTCCTCGCGGGCCGAGGACGGCCGCAGCTGGCAGGACATCCACCGCTTCCTGCGGATGCACCACGCCCAGCGCGGGGAGAGCGGCGAGGCGGACGCCCTGCGGCACACCCTCGCCGCGGGAAACGCGGAGACGGTGGTGGCCATGCTGACCGAGGAGTTCCAGTCGGAGAAGGACGCCCAGGCCGCCGCCCACTGGCTGCTGTGCCTGCGGTACGCCGCCACCGCGCCCACCCCACCGGCCGCGGAGTGGACCGACGAACGGATGCAGATCGCCCTCGGCGCGCACGACGGCCGGTACGCGGAACTGCATGAGATCGAGCGCTGCGTGAACCGGCTGCTGCACGCCCTGTGGCATGTGTCCGAGCCGCACGCCGAGCCGGACCCCGATATGTGCAAGGCGGTCGGCGAAGAGCTGGCCTACCTCTCCCCGCGCCACCCGTCCTGGCACGCGGTCCTGGGTCAGGCCGCCCGCAGCTGGCCCGCGGCGGCACGGAAGAAGCGCCCCTTCCCTATCTCCGGTCAGTGA